In Actinomyces sp. zg-332, the following proteins share a genomic window:
- the obgE gene encoding GTPase ObgE, translated as MTSFVDRVKIHLTAGNGGNGCASVRREKFKPLGGPDGGNGGDGGDIILSVDSQTTTLLNYHHNRNRKADNGTQGMGDMRDGKKGENLVLPVPNGTVVKTADGELLADLTGNDVSYIVAQGGKGGLGNASLATKKRKAPGFALLGEPGDELDIILELKSVADVALVGFPSSGKSSLIAAMSAARPKIADYPFTTLVPNLGVVSAGDMRFTMADVPGLIPGASQGKGLGLDFLRHIERCSVIVHVLDCATLEIDREPLKDLDIIENELRQYESDLDQHNDRTPLMQRPRVVVLNKTDIPEGQDLAEIVIEDIKARGFEVYEVSALSHKGLKQLAFRLGELVSNLRVEEDLKPARIILKPKPIDDGKAFTIKEVEYEGDKAYQIRGNKPERWVKQTDFTNEEAIGFLADRLNRLGIEDELLKIGAKDGDTIVIGDIETGVVFDWEPTMQTGAELLGARGTDIRFEDSSRPTRKEKRELYYEKMDAKAAARDQLQQEKEEGIWVSPNL; from the coding sequence GTGGAGATGGCGGAGATATTATTTTATCTGTAGATTCTCAGACAACCACATTGTTGAATTATCATCATAATAGGAATCGTAAAGCAGACAACGGTACCCAAGGTATGGGTGATATGCGTGATGGTAAAAAAGGTGAAAATCTTGTACTACCTGTGCCAAATGGGACTGTTGTGAAAACTGCGGACGGTGAACTATTAGCCGACCTTACGGGAAATGATGTTTCTTATATCGTTGCTCAGGGAGGTAAAGGTGGACTTGGTAATGCATCATTGGCTACTAAAAAACGTAAGGCACCTGGGTTTGCTTTACTGGGTGAACCAGGGGATGAGCTAGATATTATTTTAGAGTTAAAATCAGTCGCCGATGTTGCGTTGGTAGGCTTTCCGTCATCTGGTAAATCTTCTCTTATTGCTGCTATGTCAGCAGCTAGACCTAAAATTGCTGATTATCCTTTCACAACTTTAGTTCCAAACTTAGGCGTTGTAAGCGCTGGTGATATGCGTTTTACTATGGCAGATGTGCCAGGTCTTATTCCAGGAGCTAGCCAAGGTAAAGGTTTGGGATTAGATTTTCTTCGTCATATTGAAAGATGCAGTGTTATAGTACATGTATTAGACTGTGCTACATTGGAAATTGATAGAGAGCCGTTAAAAGATTTAGATATTATCGAAAATGAATTACGTCAATATGAATCAGATTTAGACCAACATAACGATAGAACACCTCTTATGCAACGTCCAAGAGTTGTAGTGCTTAACAAGACTGATATTCCTGAAGGTCAAGATCTTGCCGAAATTGTTATAGAAGACATTAAAGCTCGTGGATTTGAAGTTTATGAAGTATCAGCACTATCACATAAGGGGCTTAAACAACTAGCTTTTAGGTTGGGAGAACTAGTTTCTAACCTGCGTGTAGAAGAAGATTTGAAACCAGCACGTATAATACTGAAACCAAAACCAATAGATGATGGTAAAGCGTTCACTATCAAAGAAGTTGAATACGAAGGTGACAAAGCCTATCAAATACGAGGTAATAAACCTGAACGATGGGTCAAACAAACTGATTTTACAAACGAAGAAGCTATTGGTTTCCTAGCTGATAGATTGAATAGACTTGGAATAGAGGATGAATTATTAAAGATTGGTGCAAAAGATGGCGACACCATAGTAATTGGTGATATAGAAACTGGTGTCGTATTTGATTGGGAACCAACTATGCAAACTGGAGCAGAATTATTAGGAGCTAGAGGAACTGATATTCGATTTGAAGATAGTTCACGTCCAACACGTAAGGAAAAACGTGAGCTTTACTACGAAAAAATGGATGCAAAAGCAGCAGCACGTGATCAATTGCAGCAAGAAAAAGAAGAAGGAATTTGGGTATCTCCAAATTTGTAA